A single Flavobacteriales bacterium DNA region contains:
- the hisF gene encoding imidazole glycerol phosphate synthase subunit HisF, translating into MISFRKRIIPVLLLHKGQLYKTVRFQKPVYVGDPINAVKIFNDKEVDELILLDIDASKKNQEPDFGLITDIVSEAFMPIAYGGGVTQLRHAEKLFYNGVEKVVLNTVLLKGFGLVEEISAKYGAQSVVASIDVKKSLLGKKKVFSHASVSHKMESITEFARLCESKGAGEIMLNSVDRDGTYSGYDLELIQAVSAAVSVPLIACGGASSKADFSSAEKSGSSAMAAGSMFVFQRPHNAVLISYDV; encoded by the coding sequence ATGATCAGTTTCCGAAAAAGAATAATACCTGTTCTGCTACTCCACAAAGGTCAATTGTACAAAACCGTGCGATTTCAAAAACCTGTTTATGTGGGTGACCCGATAAATGCCGTAAAAATTTTCAACGATAAAGAGGTTGATGAATTGATTCTGCTGGATATCGATGCATCGAAAAAAAATCAGGAACCCGATTTTGGGTTAATCACCGACATTGTAAGCGAAGCCTTTATGCCCATTGCTTACGGCGGTGGCGTAACCCAACTGCGGCACGCCGAAAAGCTGTTTTACAACGGCGTTGAAAAAGTAGTACTTAACACCGTTTTACTCAAAGGTTTTGGGTTGGTTGAAGAAATATCTGCCAAGTACGGGGCTCAAAGTGTGGTGGCATCCATTGATGTAAAAAAATCGCTGCTTGGAAAGAAAAAAGTGTTTTCGCATGCTTCCGTTTCACACAAAATGGAAAGCATAACCGAGTTTGCCAGGCTGTGTGAGAGCAAAGGTGCCGGCGAAATAATGTTGAATTCCGTTGATCGCGACGGAACTTACTCGGGTTATGATCTGGAACTGATCCAGGCCGTTTCGGCTGCCGTTTCCGTTCCTCTTATTGCCTGTGGTGGAGCTTCCTCCAAAGCTGATTTTTCAAGTGCCGAAAAAAGCGGTTCTTCAGCCATGGCCGCCGGAAGTATGTTTGTTTTTCAACGACCTCACAACGCTGTTTTGATTAGTTATGATGTATAA
- the hisH gene encoding imidazole glycerol phosphate synthase subunit HisH, with protein sequence MSKIVIIDYHIGNVTSVKNMLKKAGETDVIISGDPTEIALADKLILPGVGHFDYGMSKLKESGLITAIEKHALTDKKPILGICLGAQLMTQRSDEGTEKGLGWIDGETVFFDNAALPAGYKIPHMGWNYVTVKKDCPLMADMPEQPRFYFVHSFHLKMHNPAHVWLTTNYGYEFCVAYQKDNLYACQFHPEKSHKFGMKLMENFVRL encoded by the coding sequence CTCCGTTAAAAACATGCTTAAAAAAGCAGGTGAAACGGACGTTATAATCTCTGGTGACCCGACGGAAATTGCACTGGCCGATAAGCTTATTCTTCCCGGTGTAGGACACTTTGATTACGGCATGAGCAAGCTTAAAGAAAGTGGTTTGATAACCGCCATTGAAAAACATGCTCTCACCGACAAAAAGCCCATTTTGGGTATTTGCCTTGGGGCTCAGCTTATGACGCAACGCAGCGATGAAGGCACTGAAAAAGGCCTTGGCTGGATTGATGGTGAAACCGTTTTCTTTGATAATGCAGCGTTACCGGCTGGTTACAAAATACCACACATGGGGTGGAACTATGTTACCGTTAAAAAAGATTGCCCGCTTATGGCCGATATGCCCGAGCAACCCCGGTTTTACTTTGTGCATTCCTTCCATTTAAAAATGCACAACCCTGCCCATGTGTGGCTTACCACCAACTACGGATACGAGTTTTGTGTGGCGTATCAAAAAGACAATTTATATGCTTGCCAGTTTCACCCCGAAAAAAGTCACAAATTCGGTATGAAACTCATGGAAAATTTTGTTCGTTTATGA